A genomic stretch from Terriglobia bacterium includes:
- a CDS encoding DUF1592 domain-containing protein: protein MTKLVVGIAIACVAVGAVGGAQARQGAASSYSRASFGESTKTARSAERKPASAQPEQQTAPTDAQKYRAFVNQYCVSCHSAKSAQPASHPVDLEKASLDDPLADAATWERVLRKLSVRAMPPQNMPRPQESDYAAFTAWLANSLDRGWAARGTVPGLYVVHRLNRTEYGNAVRDLLALDVDVTSLLPSDNADFGFDNIAAALKTSPILLERYVTAAQRISTLAVGNPKAAPGTAEYPISREFSQNAYIEGLPLGTRGGTIVHHIFPADGEYKLAARLFRGVEEGYVGVEGNDTPHTFVITIDGEEVFSTTIGGPKDHEAQSKSLTEMKPVVDARMTTRVKVTAGPHDVGFTWRERPAEKQDVWQPALRDSQEIHMVAGIPKIRTALIEGPYNVTGVSASPSRDRIFICKPVSADAKDQAACAERILTNLARRAYRRPVTADDVQAPLDFYRQARQNDETFDAGIRAGLARVLSSTSFIYRMENDAPNVRPGAAHPVTDVELASRLSFFLWSSIPDDSLLNLAAAGRLRQPGVLAAQVKRMIADERSNALVSNFTGQWLQLRNLESKVGPDLLLFPDFDDNIRKGFRRETEMLFGHILRNDRSLLELMSADYTFINERLAKHYGIPGVYGERFRQVQLTDPNRFGLLGHGSVLSLTSVATRTSPVFRGAYILTTFLNTPPQPPPPNVPTLEESNKGKESAAPKSVRDQLELHRSNPACSGCHRVIDPPGFALEHFNSVGQWRDAMSNGAQIDANGVLADGTRIGGPVELRQAILSRPEAFAGLITERMMVYALGRGLEPSDMPVVRSIVRKSAPNGYRLSTIVEGIIESAPFQMRTRLDSSATARSTKNDGPTGE from the coding sequence ATGACAAAGCTGGTCGTTGGTATCGCCATTGCCTGTGTCGCTGTAGGCGCGGTCGGCGGAGCGCAAGCCCGGCAGGGCGCAGCCTCAAGTTATTCCCGCGCGTCTTTCGGTGAATCAACGAAAACCGCGCGGTCCGCGGAGCGCAAGCCCGCTAGCGCGCAGCCTGAACAACAGACCGCGCCTACAGACGCGCAAAAGTATCGCGCATTCGTAAACCAGTACTGCGTCAGCTGTCATAGCGCGAAGAGCGCGCAGCCGGCATCTCATCCTGTCGATCTGGAGAAGGCCAGCCTCGACGACCCTCTGGCCGACGCGGCGACCTGGGAACGCGTGCTGCGCAAGCTGAGCGTCCGCGCCATGCCGCCGCAAAACATGCCGCGGCCGCAGGAAAGCGATTACGCCGCCTTCACCGCATGGCTTGCGAACTCACTGGATCGCGGCTGGGCAGCGCGCGGTACTGTGCCTGGCCTCTATGTGGTTCACCGCTTGAACCGCACGGAGTACGGTAACGCCGTGCGCGACCTGCTGGCGCTCGATGTGGACGTCACTTCCCTGCTGCCGAGCGACAACGCCGACTTCGGCTTCGACAATATTGCGGCGGCGCTGAAGACATCCCCGATACTGCTTGAACGCTACGTCACCGCGGCTCAACGCATCAGCACGCTGGCCGTGGGCAACCCGAAAGCGGCTCCCGGCACAGCCGAATACCCGATCAGCCGCGAGTTCAGTCAGAACGCCTATATCGAGGGCCTGCCGCTCGGCACGCGTGGCGGGACCATCGTGCATCACATCTTTCCGGCGGATGGCGAGTACAAACTGGCCGCGCGCCTGTTCCGTGGCGTGGAAGAAGGATACGTCGGCGTTGAAGGCAACGACACGCCGCACACATTTGTGATCACCATCGACGGTGAAGAAGTGTTTTCGACGACGATCGGCGGCCCTAAGGATCACGAAGCCCAGAGCAAGTCGCTCACCGAAATGAAACCGGTCGTGGATGCCAGAATGACGACGCGCGTCAAGGTGACTGCCGGCCCGCACGATGTCGGCTTCACGTGGCGCGAGCGTCCGGCGGAGAAGCAGGACGTCTGGCAGCCGGCCCTGCGCGATAGCCAGGAAATCCACATGGTGGCCGGAATACCGAAGATCCGCACGGCCCTGATCGAAGGTCCATACAATGTCACGGGAGTCAGCGCGTCGCCCAGCCGCGATCGCATCTTCATCTGCAAACCCGTTTCGGCCGATGCTAAAGACCAGGCAGCCTGTGCCGAGCGCATCCTGACCAACCTGGCGCGGCGGGCCTATCGCCGGCCGGTTACAGCCGACGACGTGCAGGCGCCGCTCGACTTTTATCGTCAGGCTCGCCAGAACGACGAAACGTTCGACGCGGGCATCCGGGCCGGCCTGGCTCGTGTGCTGTCGAGCACTTCGTTCATCTACCGGATGGAAAACGATGCTCCCAATGTCCGGCCAGGAGCCGCGCATCCGGTAACTGATGTGGAGTTGGCGTCGCGTCTGTCGTTCTTCCTGTGGAGCAGCATCCCGGACGACAGCTTGCTGAACCTGGCCGCGGCGGGCCGTCTCCGCCAGCCGGGCGTGCTTGCGGCGCAGGTGAAGCGGATGATCGCGGACGAGCGGTCGAATGCGCTCGTGAGCAACTTCACCGGCCAGTGGCTGCAACTGCGCAACCTTGAGTCGAAGGTCGGGCCGGACCTTTTGTTGTTTCCCGATTTCGACGACAACATCCGCAAGGGCTTCCGCCGCGAAACGGAAATGCTTTTCGGCCACATCCTGCGCAACGATCGGAGCCTGCTCGAGCTGATGAGCGCCGACTACACGTTCATCAACGAACGCCTGGCGAAGCATTACGGCATTCCGGGCGTTTACGGTGAGCGCTTCCGTCAGGTCCAGCTGACGGACCCCAACCGCTTCGGCCTGCTCGGGCACGGCAGTGTCCTGTCGCTCACGTCTGTGGCCACTCGGACATCGCCGGTCTTTCGTGGCGCATATATATTGACGACGTTCCTGAACACACCGCCGCAGCCGCCTCCTCCGAACGTGCCGACGCTGGAGGAGAGCAACAAAGGGAAGGAGTCGGCAGCGCCGAAGTCGGTGCGCGATCAACTCGAGCTGCACCGCAGCAACCCGGCTTGTTCGGGCTGCCACCGGGTGATCGACCCTCCCGGCTTCGCTCTCGAACACTTCAACTCGGTCGGGCAGTGGCGCGACGCGATGTCCAATGGAGCGCAGATCGACGCCAACGGCGTCCTTGCCGATGGCACCAGAATTGGCGGACCTGTCGAACTTCGACAGGCCATTCTCAGCCGGCCGGAAGCTTTCGCCGGCCTGATCACTGAGCGTATGATGGTCTATGCTTTAGGTCGTGGCCTGGAGCCGTCCGACATGCCGGTCGTTCGAAGCATTGTCCGGAAGTCGGCGCCGAATGGCTACCGTCTGAGCACCATCGTTGAAGGCATTATCGAAAGCGCGCCGTTCCAAATGCGAACGCGCCTGGATTCAAGCGCGACAGCGCGCAGCACCAAAAATGATGGACCAACAGGAGAGTAG
- a CDS encoding ankyrin repeat domain-containing protein yields MSTRGQLTRWLLISLTFLMIFAAVLSQVMEAIGDPAVVAAARDGDFEAVHTLLVRHADVNETARDGSTALLWAVYHSDLPMVRALIAAGANFTTSNHYGVTPLLQASRTGDTPMIAELLKAGANVARAVHPEGETPLMAAARTGKLDAVELLLEAGSDPNASENYQQETALMWAAEEGHVDVVNALLAAKANPNAKAHVSSLTTRKNADHPTGGFTALMFAVRNGHENVVRALVKGGADLKATNGDGVTATSIAIVNDRFDLAKILLDLGADPNDGALFFAVDMHDATTDMRAHDGSRLRADHPNQLTALDLVGLLLERGADPNKPFVGAIHNTSLCCDAEQNASPFFRAAIAADVEALKLMIRHGAKLEWSPAEVNKKKDGEAAAGGGGGRGANANVGKTPAMMALAGGRGAAFAAGPGFERLIAPPYREAASRDPGEALKVLLDAGANPNAKTTDGASLLHQAVTARRTDMIRALVTAGASLDAVNKDNLTPLLLAEKPEPPPPPGNNTDARAWRPRRDSREDVIATLREVMHLGPNDPAPVPPPLPEQPKKAAETK; encoded by the coding sequence ATGAGTACACGAGGACAGTTGACTCGCTGGCTATTGATCTCGCTAACGTTCCTGATGATATTCGCCGCGGTACTTTCGCAGGTGATGGAGGCGATCGGTGATCCCGCGGTCGTCGCCGCTGCAAGAGATGGTGACTTCGAGGCGGTGCACACGCTGCTCGTCAGGCATGCCGATGTCAACGAGACGGCGCGCGACGGCTCCACGGCGCTGCTTTGGGCCGTATACCACTCGGATCTGCCGATGGTGCGCGCGTTGATCGCGGCCGGCGCAAACTTCACGACGTCCAACCACTACGGCGTCACTCCCCTGCTGCAGGCCAGCCGGACGGGTGATACGCCGATGATTGCGGAACTGCTGAAGGCGGGCGCGAATGTCGCCCGAGCCGTACACCCCGAGGGCGAGACACCTCTGATGGCTGCGGCGCGGACCGGCAAGCTCGACGCTGTCGAACTGTTGCTCGAGGCGGGTTCCGATCCGAACGCCTCCGAGAACTACCAACAGGAAACGGCGCTGATGTGGGCTGCAGAAGAAGGGCACGTCGACGTCGTTAATGCGCTTCTCGCCGCGAAAGCCAATCCGAACGCCAAGGCGCACGTTTCATCACTCACAACGCGGAAGAACGCAGACCATCCTACAGGCGGCTTCACGGCGCTGATGTTCGCGGTACGCAACGGGCATGAGAACGTGGTGCGGGCGCTCGTCAAGGGCGGCGCCGATTTGAAAGCCACGAACGGCGATGGCGTCACCGCGACATCGATCGCGATCGTCAACGACCGCTTCGACCTGGCGAAGATCCTGCTCGACCTCGGAGCCGATCCAAACGACGGCGCGCTTTTCTTCGCCGTCGACATGCACGACGCGACGACCGACATGCGCGCCCACGACGGCTCGCGCCTTCGCGCCGATCATCCCAATCAGCTCACGGCGCTCGACCTTGTCGGTCTGCTGCTCGAGCGCGGCGCCGATCCCAACAAACCGTTTGTCGGCGCAATCCACAATACCTCGCTGTGCTGCGATGCGGAGCAAAACGCGTCGCCGTTCTTCCGGGCGGCGATCGCCGCCGATGTCGAAGCGCTCAAGCTGATGATCCGGCATGGGGCGAAACTCGAGTGGAGCCCGGCGGAGGTCAATAAGAAAAAGGATGGTGAGGCCGCCGCCGGCGGCGGTGGTGGACGCGGCGCGAACGCCAATGTCGGCAAAACGCCGGCGATGATGGCGCTGGCCGGCGGCCGCGGCGCCGCATTCGCTGCCGGGCCCGGATTTGAACGGTTAATCGCGCCTCCATATCGCGAAGCGGCGAGCCGCGACCCGGGTGAAGCGCTAAAAGTACTGCTCGACGCCGGGGCCAATCCGAATGCAAAGACAACCGATGGCGCGTCGCTTCTTCATCAGGCCGTTACGGCGCGCCGGACCGACATGATTCGCGCCCTAGTGACCGCAGGCGCCAGTCTCGACGCCGTGAACAAGGACAACCTGACCCCGCTGCTGCTGGCCGAAAAACCCGAACCGCCGCCACCGCCGGGGAACAATACCGATGCGCGCGCCTGGCGTCCCCGGCGCGATTCGCGCGAAGACGTCATCGCCACGTTGCGCGAAGTGATGCACCTCGGACCGAATGATCCGGCGCCCGTGCCGCCGCCACTGCCGGAACAACCGAAGAAGGCCGCGGAGACGAAATGA
- a CDS encoding TonB-dependent receptor — MHHRHLITLFIIISAIFVIAVSPLAAQTSSLQGLITDPTSAIVPGAAVTITNTETSATRQELTDELGAYKFLQVLPGPYKVEVQLPGFTTKVSQVILQVGQPATLNLELAVGQATDVVNVMAETTTVNTQDATVGNPFTEKQVIELPLQTRNVVALLSAEPGVASSGQVLGSRPDQNNVVLDGANVNDNRGSDGFNSVLQIPLDSVQEFRTTIAGQGADLGHTAGGQVSIVTKSGTNAFHGSAYEYNRNTDFEANDWFSNRAHVARPALIRNQYGASLGGPIKKNKLFFFYNWEGRKDRSQSSATATVPSDSLKQGIVKVLLKSGQTVNLTPADVKALDPLGIGENPYITNLIQQYPSGNNPLGASDKGLNFNTLLFNAAQPLNNHVQVAKLDYIVDSASKHTVSLRGTLVGDSTVPSAGLALFPGGQSVQQTLDNSRGLSLHYTYVVTPSLVNAFTYGYTRLGNTSTGSLNVVPSFGFTTLLPTTRASIRIAPTPNLTDDITWTRTKHTIQAGFSYIESKNLTTSANNEPSYSFSSGVLLGLGNDITNDVTAYIQKTIPGAALSSNANTLAAFGAIFGMLNGGSATYNFGINGQPIPFGAPVTRDFNSRSPEWYFQDTWKVKSNLTLISGLRYSLYGVPYEENGVEVVPQTPISAFFSQRVAGALAGIPNYAVPNSIITYQIGGPVNHGPGYYPQDKKDWAPRLALAYSPTSGSMLEKILGSGSVLRTGASLIYDNYGNAMGAQFSSSGSPGLSTAVQQVANTDYSSSPRYDGTPATLTHLATATGGAFPFTPPLLIGGFTSFTNVQSNLKAPYQYILSANYARPLPGHMSIEVGYAGRLAHRAIVKPDYGQPLENFVDPKSKEPFTQAAKVLADIYYSGVTTAQVKANPSLIPLQPFVENIMPALANNYITGSASANLYYDVYSKYAGSWTDTINDVDRIRQPNGGCLVIYGCNTFFPVQSSGVYAYSNFGQSAFHAMTVTLRRRVSNGWGYDFNYTWSHAIDNGSASESSGGTNIQNSFCPRCGMGPGDYDARHAVNANAVLALPVGKGKSLFNNTPKIVDGIIGGWQVSTLFSFHTGNPITCSATSQFNTNYHSSSYCMLAPGITSVPANHLQFDQLGIPSIFANTNVSADFVPGYAGQVGYRGILRGLHYWNDDMAISKSFKVSEGKQLSFRVEAYNLMNTETFSNPSLSVGQLAGSTTAGGTAAFGSVTFGEIKSTASTTAPRVLQAALRLTF, encoded by the coding sequence GTGCATCACCGGCATCTCATCACCCTATTCATAATTATTTCTGCAATTTTTGTTATCGCGGTCTCGCCGTTGGCGGCCCAGACCAGTTCTCTTCAGGGTCTCATCACCGATCCAACGAGCGCCATCGTGCCCGGCGCTGCTGTGACCATTACAAATACGGAAACGTCTGCGACACGCCAGGAGTTGACCGACGAACTGGGGGCCTACAAGTTTCTTCAAGTGCTGCCCGGGCCCTATAAGGTTGAAGTTCAGCTGCCTGGATTCACCACAAAAGTTTCGCAGGTTATCCTTCAAGTCGGACAGCCTGCAACGCTGAATCTGGAACTCGCGGTCGGCCAGGCCACCGACGTCGTCAATGTCATGGCCGAGACGACGACGGTCAATACGCAGGACGCGACGGTCGGAAATCCGTTCACCGAGAAGCAGGTCATTGAGCTTCCCCTTCAGACTCGCAACGTGGTGGCGCTGCTGAGCGCCGAACCCGGCGTTGCGTCGTCGGGGCAGGTGCTGGGATCGCGGCCGGACCAGAACAATGTGGTCCTCGATGGCGCCAACGTCAACGACAACCGGGGGTCGGACGGATTCAATTCGGTGCTTCAAATTCCGCTCGATTCCGTTCAGGAATTTCGCACCACGATCGCCGGACAAGGCGCAGACCTTGGCCACACCGCAGGCGGACAGGTTTCCATTGTCACCAAGAGCGGCACCAACGCATTTCACGGATCGGCCTATGAATACAACCGCAACACCGACTTCGAAGCCAACGACTGGTTCAGTAACCGGGCTCATGTCGCGCGTCCTGCGCTGATACGCAATCAATATGGCGCTTCGCTGGGCGGCCCGATCAAAAAGAACAAGCTGTTTTTCTTCTATAACTGGGAAGGCCGCAAGGACCGCAGCCAGTCCTCCGCGACTGCCACCGTTCCGAGCGATTCGCTGAAGCAGGGCATCGTCAAGGTGCTTCTGAAGAGCGGACAGACGGTTAACCTGACGCCGGCCGATGTGAAGGCGTTGGATCCGCTCGGAATCGGAGAAAACCCGTACATCACCAATTTGATCCAACAGTACCCGTCCGGGAATAACCCTCTCGGCGCTTCCGACAAGGGCCTGAACTTCAATACTTTGCTATTCAACGCGGCGCAGCCTTTGAACAATCACGTACAGGTGGCCAAGCTCGATTACATCGTCGACAGCGCCAGCAAGCACACCGTCTCGCTACGCGGAACGCTGGTCGGCGATTCCACTGTTCCCTCTGCGGGTCTGGCGCTATTCCCGGGCGGGCAGTCGGTGCAGCAGACTCTGGACAATTCGAGGGGGCTTTCCCTTCATTACACCTATGTGGTGACTCCCAGCCTTGTGAATGCGTTCACCTACGGTTACACGCGTCTGGGCAACACAAGCACCGGCTCACTGAATGTCGTCCCCAGCTTCGGATTTACGACGCTGCTTCCGACCACGCGAGCGAGTATACGCATTGCGCCGACTCCCAACCTTACCGACGACATCACGTGGACCAGAACCAAGCACACGATTCAGGCGGGCTTCAGTTACATTGAGTCCAAGAACCTGACCACAAGCGCCAATAACGAGCCCAGCTACAGCTTCAGTTCAGGTGTGCTCCTGGGCCTCGGCAACGACATCACCAACGATGTCACCGCCTACATCCAGAAGACGATTCCCGGAGCTGCGCTCTCCTCGAATGCGAACACGCTCGCTGCGTTCGGTGCGATCTTCGGCATGTTGAACGGCGGCAGCGCCACTTATAACTTCGGCATCAACGGCCAGCCGATTCCGTTTGGAGCGCCTGTAACCAGGGATTTCAACTCGCGTTCTCCGGAATGGTATTTTCAGGATACCTGGAAAGTGAAGTCCAACCTGACCCTGATTTCGGGTCTGCGCTACTCGTTGTATGGCGTTCCATACGAGGAGAACGGCGTTGAGGTTGTTCCGCAGACTCCGATCAGCGCATTTTTCTCACAGCGGGTTGCCGGGGCGTTGGCGGGTATTCCCAACTACGCGGTGCCCAACTCCATTATTACCTATCAGATCGGCGGCCCGGTCAATCACGGCCCCGGCTATTATCCGCAGGACAAGAAGGACTGGGCGCCGCGGCTCGCGCTCGCCTACTCACCAACCAGCGGCTCAATGCTCGAAAAGATCCTGGGCAGCGGAAGCGTCCTCCGGACCGGCGCCTCACTGATATATGACAACTACGGGAACGCCATGGGCGCTCAATTCTCGAGCAGCGGCTCGCCGGGCCTGTCGACAGCCGTTCAACAGGTCGCGAACACCGATTATTCCAGCAGCCCGCGTTACGATGGCACACCGGCGACGCTGACACACCTGGCCACTGCAACCGGAGGGGCGTTCCCGTTCACGCCCCCGCTCCTCATCGGCGGCTTTACCTCTTTCACCAACGTTCAAAGCAATCTGAAAGCGCCCTATCAGTACATTCTCAGCGCCAATTACGCCAGGCCGCTCCCCGGGCATATGAGCATCGAGGTCGGATATGCGGGGCGTCTGGCTCACCGCGCGATCGTGAAACCGGATTACGGCCAGCCCCTTGAGAATTTCGTGGATCCGAAATCGAAGGAGCCCTTCACTCAGGCGGCGAAGGTTCTCGCGGATATCTATTACTCCGGCGTGACGACCGCACAGGTCAAGGCCAACCCGAGCCTCATTCCCCTGCAACCGTTCGTGGAGAACATCATGCCGGCCCTCGCGAACAACTACATTACCGGCAGCGCCTCTGCCAACCTGTACTATGACGTTTACTCCAAGTATGCGGGAAGTTGGACGGACACGATCAACGACGTGGACCGGATCCGCCAGCCTAACGGCGGCTGTCTTGTCATCTATGGCTGCAACACGTTCTTTCCCGTGCAGTCCTCCGGTGTCTATGCCTACTCGAACTTCGGTCAGTCGGCATTTCACGCCATGACCGTTACCCTGCGCCGCAGGGTCTCCAACGGTTGGGGTTATGACTTCAACTACACCTGGTCTCACGCCATCGATAACGGTTCTGCTTCAGAATCCAGCGGCGGCACCAACATACAGAACTCGTTTTGTCCCCGCTGCGGAATGGGGCCGGGCGACTATGACGCCCGCCACGCGGTGAATGCAAACGCGGTGCTTGCGCTTCCCGTCGGTAAGGGCAAGTCCCTGTTCAATAACACTCCGAAGATTGTGGATGGAATTATCGGCGGATGGCAGGTCAGCACGCTGTTCAGTTTCCACACCGGCAACCCCATTACTTGCTCGGCGACATCCCAGTTCAATACGAACTACCACTCCTCGTCGTATTGCATGCTTGCCCCCGGTATCACTTCGGTTCCGGCGAATCATTTGCAGTTCGATCAACTCGGAATTCCAAGCATCTTCGCCAACACCAATGTCAGCGCGGACTTCGTTCCGGGCTACGCGGGCCAGGTTGGTTATCGCGGCATCCTGCGCGGATTGCACTACTGGAATGACGATATGGCCATAAGCAAGTCGTTCAAGGTCAGTGAAGGAAAGCAGCTGAGCTTCCGCGTAGAGGCTTACAACCTGATGAATACCGAAACTTTCTCCAATCCGTCGCTGAGCGTCGGACAGCTGGCAGGCAGTACGACGGCCGGCGGAACGGCTGCATTCGGATCGGTGACATTCGGCGAAATCAAGAGCACGGCGTCCACCACGGCTCCGCGCGTCCTGCAGGCCGCTTTGCGGCTGACGTTCTAG
- a CDS encoding DUF1549 domain-containing protein: MKRIFRTLTVLGSVLFLQPALLLQAQAANPLELFEKNVRPLLAENCFGCHGESARGGLRLDTPDGILKGGKSGPAIVPGDPDKSLLVTAVKQTGMLKMPLGGSRLTDAQIADISAWIKDGAPQPSQTAMVAGGAKPDSVREEFFENHIRPLLAQQCFACHTNSKSGGLRLDSRDDVLKGGGSGPAVVPGDPDKSLLLAAIKHSGTLKMPKSGTRLTDAQIDDVAMWIKDGAYWPSDKTAKKEYTAEQKHLWSIQPLQHPAPPKVKDTAWPVNDIDRFVLAKLEKEGLKPASTADRRTLLRRVTYDLTGLMPAYDEVKAFENDKSPNAWEKVVDRLLASPQYGEKWARHWMDVVRYGEDDYRVGKQPDRAEKYTFAYLYRDWLIRSLNDDIPYDMFVKAQVAADLLDEKIRDKYIPALGMNGNGIWIFHASPAPIERADEWHDKVDVTTKAFLGLTVGCARCHDHKYDAIYSRDYYQVASIFASSQFKAYPRVPQSVVDEYEKQNKVLERKNADLKKFQDDASALYAQVLFAETEDYMMAAWKLSTQKRSTVESIAEESKVDPEILDRWVRFLKKKPDNYSALKAWQEMVARNGKEDEARRLAHEFYLKVSDLNQKYLKLDKENEMTLAQSKDKDDPYDPLPNGLKRQLNRYQIDLKSMDREDTLLWKDVFDQDVPDATAEVVQDDGGPRRKPGLLKLTDGALERRLSAELKAHIDHARADIDAFKKSMPAQYPFVYGIADAPQPSDLKVFSRGNPYTFGEDAPRAFPSIFNNGQPMLFDKGSGRLQFAEEVVRQPITARTIVNRIWGWNMGRGIIDTPSNLGMAGDRPSNPELLEYLASKFQADGMSWKKLTKEILMSRTYQLSAQSVESNLAKDADNRFFWRANRQRLDSEGVWDGLLEASGALDLKGIGGPSEDLSEKMTRRGVYAKVSRLYPSDFQATFDLPTATISAEKRFITNVPQQRLFFLNNSFVQKQAEMLVDRVKPAGDLDAQVKLAFEIVYQRMPTPDELTASMEFVKLPVQETAPASDVAAPDPAAADTKGKGRRGAKDDAQDAPKKLKDSPFRSFCWALLSSNEFLYMD, from the coding sequence ATGAAGCGCATTTTTCGCACGTTGACTGTGTTGGGTTCCGTGCTGTTCCTCCAGCCTGCTCTTTTACTTCAGGCGCAGGCGGCAAATCCGCTCGAGTTGTTTGAGAAGAACGTCCGGCCATTGCTGGCGGAGAACTGTTTCGGCTGCCATGGCGAATCGGCGCGCGGCGGCTTGCGATTGGACACGCCCGACGGCATTCTCAAAGGCGGGAAGTCGGGCCCGGCCATTGTTCCGGGCGATCCGGACAAGAGTTTGCTGGTCACCGCCGTTAAGCAGACCGGCATGCTCAAGATGCCGCTTGGCGGATCGCGCCTGACGGATGCGCAAATCGCCGACATCAGCGCCTGGATCAAGGACGGAGCCCCGCAGCCTTCTCAAACTGCGATGGTTGCGGGAGGAGCGAAACCGGATTCAGTGCGTGAGGAGTTCTTCGAAAATCACATCCGTCCCCTGCTTGCCCAGCAGTGCTTTGCCTGCCACACCAATTCGAAGAGCGGCGGGCTGCGGCTGGACTCACGGGACGACGTCCTGAAGGGCGGCGGCTCCGGTCCGGCTGTTGTTCCCGGCGACCCCGATAAGAGTCTTCTGCTTGCCGCAATCAAGCACAGCGGCACACTGAAGATGCCCAAAAGCGGCACCCGGTTGACCGATGCCCAGATCGACGATGTTGCGATGTGGATTAAAGACGGCGCCTATTGGCCGTCCGACAAGACTGCGAAGAAGGAATACACGGCGGAGCAGAAGCACCTCTGGTCGATTCAGCCGCTCCAGCATCCGGCACCGCCGAAGGTCAAGGATACGGCCTGGCCGGTCAACGATATCGACCGCTTCGTTCTGGCAAAACTTGAAAAAGAAGGCCTGAAACCGGCGTCAACCGCGGATCGCCGAACTCTTCTGCGGCGGGTCACTTATGACCTGACGGGGTTGATGCCGGCATATGACGAGGTCAAAGCATTCGAAAACGATAAGTCGCCCAATGCGTGGGAGAAGGTCGTCGACCGCCTGCTGGCCTCTCCTCAGTACGGCGAGAAATGGGCGCGGCATTGGATGGACGTCGTCCGCTATGGTGAAGATGACTACCGCGTGGGAAAACAGCCCGATCGCGCCGAAAAGTATACCTTCGCCTATCTCTACCGCGACTGGCTGATCCGCTCACTGAACGACGACATTCCTTACGACATGTTCGTCAAGGCTCAGGTCGCCGCGGATCTGCTCGATGAGAAAATCCGGGACAAATACATTCCAGCGCTTGGCATGAACGGAAACGGGATCTGGATTTTTCATGCCAGCCCTGCCCCGATCGAACGTGCTGATGAATGGCACGATAAAGTCGACGTCACCACGAAAGCCTTTCTCGGCTTGACCGTCGGATGCGCCCGATGCCACGACCACAAGTACGACGCGATCTATTCCCGCGACTACTATCAGGTTGCCAGCATCTTTGCCAGCTCTCAGTTCAAAGCATATCCGCGCGTTCCCCAATCCGTGGTCGATGAATACGAGAAACAAAACAAGGTTCTCGAGCGGAAGAACGCCGATCTCAAGAAGTTCCAGGACGACGCCTCCGCCCTTTACGCTCAAGTTCTCTTTGCCGAGACCGAAGATTACATGATGGCCGCGTGGAAGCTGAGCACGCAGAAGCGATCTACCGTCGAGAGCATTGCCGAGGAATCGAAAGTGGATCCCGAGATTCTTGATCGCTGGGTGAGATTCCTCAAGAAAAAGCCGGATAACTATTCGGCCCTCAAGGCGTGGCAGGAAATGGTTGCGCGCAACGGCAAAGAGGACGAGGCCAGGAGGCTCGCTCACGAGTTCTATCTGAAGGTATCGGACCTGAACCAGAAGTACCTCAAGCTCGATAAGGAAAATGAGATGACGCTGGCTCAGTCGAAGGACAAGGACGACCCGTACGATCCGTTGCCCAATGGTTTGAAGCGGCAATTGAACCGGTATCAGATCGATCTGAAAAGCATGGATCGCGAAGACACGCTTCTATGGAAGGATGTTTTCGATCAGGACGTGCCGGACGCCACAGCCGAGGTCGTTCAGGATGACGGCGGGCCCAGAAGAAAGCCCGGTTTGTTGAAGCTCACGGATGGAGCCTTGGAGCGCCGATTGAGCGCCGAACTGAAGGCTCACATCGATCACGCGCGCGCCGATATCGATGCGTTCAAGAAATCCATGCCCGCGCAGTATCCCTTTGTGTACGGCATCGCGGACGCCCCGCAACCTTCGGACCTTAAAGTATTTTCGCGAGGGAATCCGTATACCTTTGGAGAAGATGCGCCCCGCGCATTCCCTTCGATCTTCAATAACGGGCAACCCATGCTTTTCGATAAGGGCAGCGGACGCCTGCAGTTCGCCGAAGAAGTCGTGCGGCAGCCGATCACCGCGCGCACCATAGTGAATCGGATCTGGGGCTGGAATATGGGCCGCGGAATCATCGATACGCCAAGCAACCTTGGTATGGCGGGGGATCGCCCAAGCAACCCGGAACTTCTCGAGTATCTGGCCTCGAAGTTCCAGGCGGATGGGATGTCGTGGAAGAAGCTTACCAAAGAGATTTTGATGTCCCGTACTTATCAGCTCAGCGCTCAAAGTGTCGAGTCGAATCTCGCCAAGGACGCGGACAATCGCTTCTTCTGGCGCGCGAATCGCCAGCGGTTGGACTCTGAGGGCGTGTGGGACGGCCTGCTTGAGGCTTCAGGAGCTCTGGACCTGAAAGGAATCGGAGGACCCTCCGAAGACTTGTCGGAAAAGATGACGCGCCGCGGCGTGTACGCCAAGGTCAGCCGGTTGTATCCCAGCGACTTCCAGGCCACTTTTGATCTTCCCACTGCGACAATTTCAGCCGAGAAACGATTCATCACGAATGTTCCTCAGCAGCGTTTGTTTTTCCTGAATAACTCTTTCGTCCAAAAGCAGGCCGAGATGCTTGTTGACCGCGTCAAGCCCGCCGGCGACCTGGACGCACAGGTAAAGCTGGCGTTCGAGATCGTTTATCAGCGAATGCCGACTCCGGATGAACTGACGGCGTCGATGGAATTTGTAAAGCTGCCGGTACAGGAGACGGCGCCCGCGAGCGACGTGGCGGCCCCGGATCCGGCTGCAGCGGATACCAAGGGAAAAGGCAGGAGGGGAGCAAAGGATGACGCGCAAGACGCACCGAAGAAACTGAAGGATTCGCCCTTCCGGTCGTTCTGTTGGGCGCTGCTGAGCTCCAACGAGTTTTTGTACAT